One genomic region from Amycolatopsis sp. FBCC-B4732 encodes:
- a CDS encoding LLM class F420-dependent oxidoreductase — MTGDFRFGVNMHVPDHRAGWVGKCRKAEDLGFDVIGAADHLGMAPPFPALVLAAEVTERVKLNTFVLNTPFYNPVLLARDVTGTDQFTDGRLELGLGAGYVKEEFEAAGLPFPSARERVDHLERSILELKRAYADPEHKPAPVRPAGPPLLLAGRGDRLLTLAAEHADVIGFTGAAKTPDGGALMPETAEGIEERVGFVRSKLGGREVEFNLLCHFVHITGDRAGALAELEKRVQGVLSVEQLAVLPTALIGSPAEVAEQLHAHRERFGLTYYTILEQNMDQFAPVLEALR; from the coding sequence TCAACATGCACGTGCCCGACCACCGCGCGGGGTGGGTCGGGAAGTGCCGGAAGGCCGAGGACCTGGGCTTCGACGTCATCGGTGCGGCCGACCACCTCGGGATGGCGCCGCCGTTCCCGGCGCTCGTGCTCGCCGCCGAGGTCACCGAGCGGGTCAAGCTGAACACCTTCGTGCTGAACACCCCGTTCTACAACCCGGTGCTGCTCGCCCGCGACGTCACGGGCACCGACCAGTTCACCGACGGCCGCCTGGAGCTGGGGCTCGGCGCGGGGTACGTCAAGGAGGAGTTCGAGGCCGCCGGGCTGCCGTTCCCGTCCGCCCGCGAGCGCGTCGACCACCTCGAGCGGTCGATCCTCGAGCTCAAGCGGGCCTACGCCGACCCGGAGCACAAGCCGGCACCGGTGCGCCCCGCCGGACCGCCGCTGCTGCTCGCCGGCCGCGGTGACCGGCTGCTGACCCTCGCGGCCGAGCACGCCGACGTCATCGGCTTCACCGGTGCCGCGAAGACGCCGGACGGCGGCGCACTGATGCCGGAGACCGCCGAAGGCATCGAGGAGCGGGTCGGGTTCGTCCGGTCGAAGCTTGGCGGCCGGGAGGTCGAGTTCAACCTGCTGTGCCACTTCGTGCACATCACCGGCGACCGCGCGGGCGCGCTCGCGGAGCTCGAGAAGCGGGTGCAGGGCGTCCTGAGCGTCGAGCAGCTGGCGGTGCTGCCGACCGCGCTGATCGGCTCGCCCGCCGAGGTCGCCGAGCAGCTCCACGCCCACCGCGAGCGGTTCGGGCTGACCTACTACACGATCCTGGAACAGAACATGGACCAGTTCGCCCCGGTGCTCGAAGCGCTCCGATGA
- a CDS encoding ABC transporter ATP-binding protein encodes MIDATAIGVRAGEHWLFDDLDFAVEPGECAAIVGPNGVGKSTLMRCLYGMQKPQRGRVLIDRKVPDERDVEFRRKVSVLFDDSDFFAELTPLQHLELLAGSFGADLGDHEELLRDAGLGERMRVTSGHFSAGQRRRLLLLGVTARPHRVLLLDEPERALDAAGKDWLVEVIARSTAAGAAVVVATHHPPLLEAADSVLELW; translated from the coding sequence ATGATCGACGCGACCGCGATCGGCGTCCGGGCCGGCGAGCACTGGCTGTTCGACGACCTGGACTTCGCCGTCGAGCCCGGCGAGTGCGCGGCGATCGTCGGGCCGAACGGAGTCGGCAAGTCGACCTTGATGCGCTGCCTCTACGGGATGCAGAAGCCGCAGCGCGGCCGCGTGCTGATCGACCGCAAGGTGCCGGACGAGCGGGACGTCGAATTCCGCCGCAAGGTGTCGGTGCTGTTCGACGACTCCGACTTCTTCGCCGAGCTGACGCCGTTGCAGCACCTCGAACTCCTGGCCGGCTCGTTCGGCGCCGACCTGGGCGACCACGAGGAGCTGCTGCGCGACGCGGGGCTCGGCGAGCGCATGCGCGTCACGTCCGGGCACTTCTCCGCGGGCCAGCGCCGCCGCCTGCTCCTGCTCGGCGTCACCGCGCGCCCGCACCGCGTGTTGCTGCTCGACGAACCGGAACGCGCGCTCGACGCGGCGGGCAAGGACTGGCTCGTCGAGGTGATCGCCCGGTCGACGGCGGCCGGCGCGGCGGTCGTGGTGGCCACGCACCACCCGCCGCTGCTCGAAGCCGCGGACAGCGTCCTAGAACTGTGGTGA
- a CDS encoding EndoU domain-containing protein, giving the protein MGGGHAPGVGRRATSEFPAGWTDEHIISVVKDVANDPSEARRRQPNGRWRCAGERYNVHLIVLVEENGHVHTAYPVAGPGVVRNPDTARDPANPTVADLQSNRISFFADSILTSVADRLSPEDYTHYRTLLWSGEWEELADVLAAHSVKLGFGFSADEYSDFEKLLNSYDLPVAGCAFLNDREHILNQLRPV; this is encoded by the coding sequence GTGGGCGGTGGGCACGCACCGGGCGTCGGGCGGCGGGCGACCAGCGAGTTCCCGGCCGGCTGGACCGACGAGCACATCATCTCCGTCGTCAAGGACGTCGCGAACGACCCCAGCGAGGCCCGGCGGCGGCAGCCGAACGGCCGCTGGCGCTGCGCCGGCGAACGGTACAACGTGCACCTGATCGTCCTGGTCGAGGAGAACGGGCACGTGCACACCGCGTACCCGGTGGCGGGCCCCGGCGTCGTCCGCAACCCGGACACCGCCCGCGACCCGGCGAACCCGACGGTCGCGGACCTCCAGAGCAACCGCATCAGCTTCTTCGCCGACAGCATCCTGACCAGCGTCGCCGACCGGCTGTCCCCCGAGGACTACACGCACTACCGGACGCTGCTGTGGTCCGGCGAGTGGGAGGAACTGGCGGACGTGCTGGCCGCGCACTCGGTCAAGCTGGGCTTCGGCTTCTCGGCGGACGAGTACTCCGACTTCGAGAAGCTGCTCAACAGCTACGACCTGCCGGTGGCGGGCTGCGCGTTCCTCAACGACCGCGAGCACATCCTGAACCAGCTGCGCCCGGTCTAA
- a CDS encoding helix-turn-helix domain-containing protein, whose amino-acid sequence MVRVPLTDDERERGERLGQALRTARAGRSMVDVAAEAGISVETLRKIETGRIPTPAFFTVTAIADAVGLPLDELRAAVEPVGSPTLSQAS is encoded by the coding sequence ATGGTGCGAGTACCGCTGACAGACGACGAGCGCGAGCGCGGCGAACGCCTCGGCCAGGCGCTGCGGACGGCGCGGGCCGGCCGGAGCATGGTCGACGTCGCCGCGGAGGCCGGGATCTCGGTCGAAACGCTCCGGAAGATCGAAACGGGGCGCATCCCGACGCCGGCGTTCTTCACGGTCACGGCCATCGCCGACGCCGTGGGCCTGCCGCTCGACGAGCTGCGCGCGGCGGTCGAGCCCGTCGGGTCGCCGACGCTCAGCCAGGCGAGTTAG